The Natranaerovirga hydrolytica genome includes the window TTAAAAAGAGGAGAATAAATGATAAAAGCAGTCATATTTGATATGGATGGATTAATGTTTGGTACAGAAAAGCTGGCCTTAGAAGGATGGTTAAAAGCTAGTAGACAATTAAATTATCCAATCACAGAAGAAACAGTTGAAATGATTAGAGGAAAAAACGAAAACGACAGTAAAAAAATTTTCAATACGCTCTTTGGAAAAACAGTAAACTATGATAAAGCAAAGACAATTAAAGACAAATATATTTTAGATACAGTAGAAACTTATGGTGTGCCCATTAAAAAGGGTTTACTGGAATTAATTAAGTACTTAAAAGAAAAGAATATAAAAATGGCAGTGGCTACTTCTACAGCTGAAGAAAAAGCAAAAAAGTTATTAGAACTGGCCCAAATCAATAATTATTTTGAGTGTTGTACTTTTGGTGACAGGGTAAGAAAGGGAAAACCTAACCCAGAAATATATATCAAAACAATGACGCAATTAAAAGTGTTGCCTAATGAGTGTGTGTTATTGGAAGATAGCCCAAATGGCGTAATAGGTGGACATAGTGCAGGTATTAAAGTTTTTTTAGTTCCAGATTTAAGTGCCCCAACTCAAGAAATAAAAGAGATGGCTTCATATATCTGTAGCGACTTATTAAAAGCTAAAGAAAGTATAGAAAAACTAATATAGGAGGTTTTGTATGCTTACATCAAAGCTAACATTAGCCGAAAAGTATGATTATTTATCTGATGATTTTATAGAAGCCTTTGAGTTTCTAAAAAATGAAGATTTATCTCAGTTAAAAGAAGGTACATATCCAATTAAAGAGGATAAGATTATTGTTAATGTTGAAGAATATTTGACAATAGAAGCGTCTCAAGTATCCTTTGAAACACATAATAAATATTTTGATATTCACTATGTAGTAGAAGGAGAAGAAAAATTTGGGTATGTCAATAGAAGTGAACGAGACATAAAAAATGAATATAATGAAATAGAAGATATTACTTTTTATAAAGAACCACAAAAAAGTGGGTATGTGGTATTAAATAAAGGAGATTTTGTTATTGTGTCTCCTGAAGATGCTCACAAACCACGTTGTACCGTTGATAAACCGTGTAAGGTGAAAAAAATTGTTATTAAAATACTTGCTTATCCCCTTTAAAAATATATATAACAAAAAATATATTAACAGTTCTTTTTTACAAGAATTTGTTAATATATTTTTGTGTTTTTATAGAAACTTACTCCATAGTTCTTGGAATAGAACATAATTTATAAGAGTCTGTTGTTCGATGAATTTGGATACAATACAAAGCATAAATGCAATACTATTGACGCTTAAAGTCAGCATAGTATGTGAATAGTAAAAAAAGAACTTTAATTATTTTTATAAAACATATATGAGAAGGAGTACACCAGATATTATATTTGTTAAGATTTATTAGATTTAATCCAGTCGGCTTATATATACCTTTAAATGAATATCATAAGCAATGAGAAAGTAATTTTTTTGTTAATAAAGAATTGAAGGGATTTAAGCATAAAATATAGTGTATACAAAAAACAAACAAGACTGTACGTTATGCACAATATTCAATGCATTTTTTGTATACCCAATCCATTAATAATTAAACGTATCCAAGTTATAATGTAAAAATAACTAGATGATTCAATGTTATTTAAAGCATATGCTTTAAATATAGATAAAAACGACAACAAGGAGGAAGGTATATGAAAAAGTATTTTGTAGTATTTATGATTTTAGCATTAATGGTATCAGTTGTAGGTTGTGGTTCTGATAACGATAATGGAAATGACCAGCCACAACCAGCAACTCAAGGAGGCTCATCAACAGACAATGATGATGAAATCGAAATAAGGTTTTCTTGGTGGGGTGGAGACGGACGTCATGAAGCCACATTAGAAGTCATACGATTATTTGAAGAAGCCAATCCAAATGTTAATGTAATTCCTGAGTACACTGCTTGGAGTGGACATTTTGAAAGAGTTGCAACTCAATTAACAGCTAATGATGAAGCAGATTTAATGCAAATCAACTTTAACTGGTTCTATAACTTTTCACCAGATGGAGAAAGATTTGTTGATCTAAATACTTTAGAGGGGCATATTGACTTAAGCAACTGGCCAGATGAAATATTTGACGCAGTAACAATTAATGGAAAGATTCAAGGGGTGCCAACAAGTGTTGGGTCACGAGTTTATTATATGAATACAACAATTTATGATGACTTAGGCATTGATATTCCAGAAACTTGGGATGACTTAATGGCTGCTGGTAATCAAATTAGAGATGAATTAGGTGGAGACTATTATGCATTAGGTAATATTGAATACGATGCAAGTTTATCTCTTATGATGTTTGGATACTTAGCACAAATGACAGGTAAAGATATTTTTGATGAAAATGATGAGATTTCATATACAGTTGAAGAATTAACAGAAGGATTTAATTTCGTACAAGATTTAGTAGATAACCATGTTATTCCTGGATTCCATGACGACTCATCGGAAAAAAATCATGAAAATCCAAATTGGATTCAAGGTAGATATCCAGCAACTTATAATTGGCCATCATCATTTAGTAGATACTATGATAACTTAGAACCAGAGTTTCAAGAAAATGTAGTAGCTGTTCCATATTTCAAACTAAATGATAATCAACTTCACAGTGGTACATTTAATAAAGTGTTAATGGCTTTTTCAGTAAGTCCTAATTCAGACCATCCAGAAATAGCAGCACAGTTAATTGATTTTATGTATACAAATGAAGAAGCCGTTGTAGCTCACGGATTAGAAAGAGACGTACCAGCTAATACAGTAGCTCAAGATATTTTAGCAGCAAATGATTTATTAAAAGGTGTGGAATTTGAAGGACAACAATTAATTGAACAATATGATGATATGTTTACATTCCATCCTTTCTATGAAGACAGTGTTGTAAGATCTACGTATGAAGATTTATTAGACGAATTTGTAATGGCTGAAGGCGGAATGTCTGCTGAAGAAGCAGCACAAAGACTTCTTCAAGAAACAAATGCTGCTATGGCAGAAGCAATAGCAGATGCACAAGATTTTCAATAATATAAATTAAAAAAATTAATAATTATTTATTAAAACTTCCCTCACTCTATTTTTAAAGGCTATCTTAAATTAAGATAGCCTTTATATACGTTTGAATTTATTTTAGATATTTGCTTTTAACTTGAAATTCTTCTTCAGTTAATTCACCCTTTGCAAAACGTTCTTTAAGAATGCTTTGTGCTTGGTTATTTTCTTTATTACGATCCTTAAATATTAAAAATATAATAATTCCTATAATAATGAGCCAAAATACTCCCATTCCAAACATACCTCCTCCAAATCCAAAGCCACAAGCACTTCTAGCTGAATTGGCACCGTTTGTCCAATTGTACCACATTATAAACACCACCTTTTATTTATTAAATATGAACTAATATCATTATGTCATAAAGTTGTGAAGATAATATGAAAATGTAATTTGCAAACTTGCTGGCAAGGATTTGGAAATTACATTTTCAGCAAACCTTATGCCTCTTACGTCAGTAAGAGGCATAAGGTGAGATAATATGAAAGTACTAATTTGCAAACTTGCTGGCAAGGATTTGAAATTAATGCTTTTATTGAAATCTTGTGTCTGAAGCGTAGCGTAAGGTATTTTCATAAGTTGAGTGATATGAAATATTATTTAGGCAAGGAAATGATAAATTTACTACCTTGTCCTTCTGTGCTTTCAACGCGAATCGTACCATTATGGGCATTAATAATTTCTTTTACAATGGAGAGTCCTAACCCAGAACCTCCAGTCGCTTTATTTCTTGAAGAGTCTCCTCTATAAAACCTTTCAAAAACAAATGGAATATCTTCTTTTTTAATACCGCAGCCAGAATCTTCAACAATAATTATCACGTGGTGTGAAGCGTTTTCCACACTTACTTTTACAAAATCATTTTCAGAGGTATAGTGATAAGCATTTTTTAACAAATTAATAATAACCTGTTTCAGTTTATCTTTATCTCCGTTAATCAATACATTTTCGTCAGATTCAAATTTTAAAAAAATCTTTTTTTCTAAATACATGGTCTCAAATTGTATCATAACGGTTTGTATCAACTCATTTAATGAAAGCGTCTTTTTATTTAATGATGAAATGTGTGCATCTAAATCAGTTAGTTTGTCCAAATTCTCTACTAGTCTAGTTAAGCGAACGACCTCTTCGTAACAAATTTTTAATTTGTCCGGCGTAGGCTCCCATATATGATCTAATAAAGCTTCAATTTGATTTTGTAATACATTTAAAGGTGTTCTAAGTTCATGAGAGATATCAGAAGTTAAGCGCTTTCTTAAAAGTTCTTGTTGCTCTAGTGTTGAAGCCAAATGATTTATTGTAGAAGCCAATTTATCAATTTCAAAAGTATTAGAACGTATAGAAACTCTTGAAGATAGATCTCTTTCTAACAAGTTAGCGGTGTCATTAATGGTAATAATTGGTTTCGTTAGTTGTTTAGCAATAAAGTAACCTATAAAAATCGCTAATACCAAACCCAATATAGCAACAATACCAAGCCCTGTAAAAAGTGTGTTTTTAAACTTAATATCTGAATCACTTAAAAGTAAAGAACCGTATTGTCCAATATCAACATATCCAATTAGATTATTATTTTGATAAATAGAATAAGTGGATTCTACATAATGATCTGAAGAAGTGGATGTATGTCTTTGAGAATGACTATGTGGCATCATTCTAGAAGAGTGATTATGAGAAGTCCATATAACCTCTTCATTGGTATCACGCAAAGTCAGATAATACCCTTCTGTCATAGCATTATGACTTAAAGCCATCAAAACATCATGACTAAGAGTCGTTGTACTTTCTAAGTAAGAAACAATTTCTTGATTTCTACGTTCTTGATTGTCGTATATATAGCTTTCAAATGTATTATCAATGATTAGTTTAGTTACTAGGAAGAACATACCAATCATTATAATTGAAGAAAAAGCAAAGACTAATGTCATTTTTTTAGTTAAAGTGATTTTCATTTTTCTCACCTTCAAATCTATACCCAATGCCAAAAACAGTTTTAATATATTCAGGTTTTTTAGGGTTGGTTTCTATTTTTTTTCGTATATTTTTTATATGGGCATCTATGGTTCGGTCATAGCCATTATAGTCGATTCCAAGAACTTTATCAATTAACGCTTCTCTAGAAAAAACCTTATTTGGATTAACGGCAAAGAAAATTAAAAATTTATATTCTAATCCAGTAAGATTAAGAGGAACATTATTTTTGTATACACGGTGTTCTGTAGTATGAATAATTAAATCATCGTGATTGAATTTTAAAATAGGTGAAATGGTTTTTGATGCCTTAACCCTACGAAGCAAAGTTTGAACCCTAACAACCAGTTCTCTTGGACTAAATGGTTTTATTAAATAATCGTCAGCACCTAATTGTAACCCACTAATTCGATCATCAACTGTGCTTTTAGCAGTTAACATAATAATAGGCAGATCAGATTGTTTGCGAACTTCTTTACAAATTTCTTCACCGTTTATAGTAGGTAACATTAAGTCAAGAATCAATAAATCAGGTTGTATTTGAAAAAACAAATCTAAACCTTTAGCACCATCAAGAGCAGTAGAAACTGTATGATTATCTTTTTCTAAATATGCTTGAACAACTTCTAGCACTTTTTCTTCATCTTCTATAATTAAAATATTTGCCATATAAAAACTCCTTTAAGACATTTACTTAAATATTATTATACCAAAACCATATGAAGAAAAAATGAATACATATAATAATTTATAGTCATATTTATACCAATTCTATTATATATATAAGAGGGTATAATTATTTTGCCTAAAATTATATATTTTCAAGGATAACCTGTTTTTTACTGAGTTTGGACCTGTATGGAGCAGGTTAAATTAAAATGTAAAGGGAGAATAAAAAATGAAGCAAAGAATGAAAAAAATTTTTTCTATCATTTTGACATTAAGTGTGGCAATGACGTTGGTAATGCCAACTCAAGTTTTAGGGGCTAATGAAAAGAGACAGATTATTAATGTTGGAGAGAATTCTTGTGCTGTTATTATGAATGATGGTAGTTTATGGACTTGGGGAAACAATCAAGATGGACAATTAGGTGATGGTACAAAACAAAACAGAAACAAGCCTGTGAAGATAATGGAAAATGTCGTACAAGTTTCCATAGGAGAAAGCCATGGATTAGCAGTAAAAAGTGATGGTACGTTATGGGGCTGGGGATCAAATTTGTTTTATCAATTAGGTGATCTTGAAGAGATTGATGTCCTTACGCCTGTATTATTAATGGAAGATGTTGCTACGGCTTCTGCAGGTGGTGCTTTATCATTGGTTGTCAAAAAAGATGGGACACTGTGGGGAGCAGGCAGTAATTATTTGGGAATGTTAGGTGTTGGAGAAGATGTGTATACAAGAGAATTTGTAAAAATCTTAGATGATGTAGAAAAAGTATATTCAGGAAACTGGCACAATGGAGCCATTAAAAAAGATGGTAGTTTGTGGGTTTGGGGAGACAATATAGATGGACAGTTAGGTGACGGAACAACTGAAATAAGATATACACCAATAAAAATAATGGATAACGTTAAAGACGTTGTCATGGTCAGATGGCATACATTGGTTATAAAAGAAGATAATAGTTTATGGGGATTTGGTCGAAATGGGCTTGGACAATTAGGAGATGGTACAGAGGAGAATAAAAAAACACCTATAAAAATAATGGATGATGTCAAGAAAGCATCCATAGAAAGCCAATACACTGTTGTGTTAAAAAATGATAATACGTTATGGGAGTTTGGTTATAGAGGATTTATAGAGGACTCAGAATATGGTATGCTTATGCTAACACCAGAAAAATTAAAAGAAGATGTAATGAGTATGGCAGTTGGGGAAAGACATATATTGATAGTGACCTTAGATGGGGACTTAGTGACTATGGGTGAAAACGAATCTGGTCAATTAGGAGATGGAACCAATGAGGATAATTATAAGGGTGTAGTCATTATAGATGGATTAACAAATGAACCAATTTTTTATTCAGAACCCAATCAAGAAGAAAGCTCAAAACCATCTTTATGGGCAGAAGAAGGAGTAAATGAAGCCATTCAGTATGATTTAGTAACTGAAAGAGTTTTAAGCCATTATCAAGAAAATATAACACGAGAAGAATTTTGTGAGTTGGTTGTCAAGTTGTATGAAAATTTGAAAGGCAAACCATTAGAGGTATCCGTGGCAAATGAGTTTATAGATACAAATAATGAAGAAGTATTAAAAGCTTATGAACTAGGCATTGTATATGGCATTAGTCAGGATAAATTTGGACCGGCACAATCCATTACTAGAGAAGAAATAGCCGTTATGTTTGATAGACTTTTAAAGGCTTTAGAAATTAATCCAACACTAACAATGGAATATGTTTATTTCTCAGATGAAGCAGATATATCTACTTGGGCAAAAGACTCGGTTCAAAAACTAAATAAACTCGGTATCATTAATGGCATTGGTTCAGAACAAATAGGACCTAAAGACTTAGCAACGAGAGAACAAGCCATCTTATTTGTCTTAAGAACCTATAAATTATTTAATTAAGAAAGTAAATCTTATAGTTTGAAAAGTGGTTTTCCATTTTTTTACTTGGAAAATCTCTAGAAATAAGCTATAATGGTGTCAAAACTTAAGGAGGATATATTAATATGAAAATTGCACTAATAAATGAAAATAGCCAAGCGGCTAAAAATGAAATTGCTTACAATACTTTGAAGAAGGTAGTAGAACCAAAAGGACATACAGTTTATAATTATGGTATGTATACGCCAGAAGATGACACTCAGTTAACATATGTTATGGCCGGTTTATTGTCATCTATTTTATTAGAAACAAAAGCAGCAGATTTTGTTGTAACAGGTTGTGGTACAGGTGAAGGTGCAGTAATGGCAGCTAATGCATTTCCTGGTGTGTTATGTGGACACATTGTAGATCCAGCTGATGGGTTCTTATTTGCTCAAATAAACGATGGTAATGCCATATCATTAGCATTTGCAAAAGGATTCGGATGGGGTGCTGAATTAAACTTAGAATACATCTTTGAAAAATTATTCCAAGGTGAAAAAGGCCAAGGCTATCCAAAAGAGAGAGTTGAGCCACAACAAAGAAATAAAAAGATTTTAGATGAAGTTAAAAAAGTGACCCATGTAGACTTATTAACGATCTTAAAAAATATTGACCAAGAATTCTTAAAAACTGCTATAAGTGGACCAAAGTTCCAAGAATATTTCTTTGCAAATTGCCAAGATCAAGAAGTAGCAGATTACTTAAAAAGCGTATTAAACTAATATTTTCATTTAAACCTTGCGCCTGAAACGAAGTGGAAGGCTTGTTACAAGGTTAATATAAAAGTACAGATAAAAAAGCGTAGGTTATAAGACATAACTTACGCTTTTTTGTATGCTATAGATGAAGAAAAAAGTTCTATTGAATAAAGCGTTTGTTTTATGTATAATGCAGATAAATAAGAAATGTTTTTTAAATACCTATTTGGGAGGATGCATATGGTAGTACTTGACTCAAGTTTAGCTCAAAAATTTATTCATAAAACTGCCAATTATTTTGAATACAATATAAATATAATGAATTACAAAGGCATTATTATTGCCAGTAAAGATGAATCAAGAGTAGGAGATTTTCATGAAGTAGCTTATAATATGTTAAGAGGAGCTTTGGATACTGGGATTGTAAAGGAAGAACAAAAATACTTAGGTACCAAGTTAGGGGTTAACCTATTCATTGAATATAAAGGTGAAAACATAGGGGTAATTGGCGTATCTGGAGATCCTGATACAGTAAAAGTTTTTGCCCACATGCTAAAAAACTTTTTGGAAGCCATGATAGAATATGAAATGCATATGGAATGGGAACGGTTAAAGAAAGATAAAACCGAACAATTTTTATATTATTTGTTATTTGAGGAATATATAGATTTGTCTAAAGCCAATAGTATGGCAGAAGAATTAAATATCAAAAAAGATTTAACAAGAGCTTGTTTGATTATTAAAAATCGATCCAATATCACCATAGAAAGGGTCATTAATATCTTAATGAATACAGAGGGGTATTCTCATCAAGACATTATTATCGTAGCAAGAAACAGTGATATTATTGTCTTTAAAAAAATAGGAGAAGATATTAAACATGCTATTAAAAACTATAAATATGACATAGAAGATTATATTTCTAAATTTGTAGAAAATATTAAAGAAATGAATGCCAATGAGAAGCTGAGCTTTTTTGTAGGGACGTTACAAAATAATATTACTCGGTATAAAGATTCTTATAACCATGCCAATCATTTGAGATTGCAAATTAAAGAAAAAAAAGGCATCTATTTTTTCAATGATTATGTGATAGATTACTATAGAAAATTGGTCAATATAAAAACATATGATGAGATTTATAACAT containing:
- a CDS encoding YhcH/YjgK/YiaL family protein — translated: MLTSKLTLAEKYDYLSDDFIEAFEFLKNEDLSQLKEGTYPIKEDKIIVNVEEYLTIEASQVSFETHNKYFDIHYVVEGEEKFGYVNRSERDIKNEYNEIEDITFYKEPQKSGYVVLNKGDFVIVSPEDAHKPRCTVDKPCKVKKIVIKILAYPL
- a CDS encoding ABC transporter substrate-binding protein codes for the protein MKKYFVVFMILALMVSVVGCGSDNDNGNDQPQPATQGGSSTDNDDEIEIRFSWWGGDGRHEATLEVIRLFEEANPNVNVIPEYTAWSGHFERVATQLTANDEADLMQINFNWFYNFSPDGERFVDLNTLEGHIDLSNWPDEIFDAVTINGKIQGVPTSVGSRVYYMNTTIYDDLGIDIPETWDDLMAAGNQIRDELGGDYYALGNIEYDASLSLMMFGYLAQMTGKDIFDENDEISYTVEELTEGFNFVQDLVDNHVIPGFHDDSSEKNHENPNWIQGRYPATYNWPSSFSRYYDNLEPEFQENVVAVPYFKLNDNQLHSGTFNKVLMAFSVSPNSDHPEIAAQLIDFMYTNEEAVVAHGLERDVPANTVAQDILAANDLLKGVEFEGQQLIEQYDDMFTFHPFYEDSVVRSTYEDLLDEFVMAEGGMSAEEAAQRLLQETNAAMAEAIADAQDFQ
- a CDS encoding RpiB/LacA/LacB family sugar-phosphate isomerase — translated: MKIALINENSQAAKNEIAYNTLKKVVEPKGHTVYNYGMYTPEDDTQLTYVMAGLLSSILLETKAADFVVTGCGTGEGAVMAANAFPGVLCGHIVDPADGFLFAQINDGNAISLAFAKGFGWGAELNLEYIFEKLFQGEKGQGYPKERVEPQQRNKKILDEVKKVTHVDLLTILKNIDQEFLKTAISGPKFQEYFFANCQDQEVADYLKSVLN
- a CDS encoding sensor histidine kinase encodes the protein MKITLTKKMTLVFAFSSIIMIGMFFLVTKLIIDNTFESYIYDNQERRNQEIVSYLESTTTLSHDVLMALSHNAMTEGYYLTLRDTNEEVIWTSHNHSSRMMPHSHSQRHTSTSSDHYVESTYSIYQNNNLIGYVDIGQYGSLLLSDSDIKFKNTLFTGLGIVAILGLVLAIFIGYFIAKQLTKPIITINDTANLLERDLSSRVSIRSNTFEIDKLASTINHLASTLEQQELLRKRLTSDISHELRTPLNVLQNQIEALLDHIWEPTPDKLKICYEEVVRLTRLVENLDKLTDLDAHISSLNKKTLSLNELIQTVMIQFETMYLEKKIFLKFESDENVLINGDKDKLKQVIINLLKNAYHYTSENDFVKVSVENASHHVIIIVEDSGCGIKKEDIPFVFERFYRGDSSRNKATGGSGLGLSIVKEIINAHNGTIRVESTEGQGSKFIISLPK
- a CDS encoding HAD family hydrolase; the protein is MIKAVIFDMDGLMFGTEKLALEGWLKASRQLNYPITEETVEMIRGKNENDSKKIFNTLFGKTVNYDKAKTIKDKYILDTVETYGVPIKKGLLELIKYLKEKNIKMAVATSTAEEKAKKLLELAQINNYFECCTFGDRVRKGKPNPEIYIKTMTQLKVLPNECVLLEDSPNGVIGGHSAGIKVFLVPDLSAPTQEIKEMASYICSDLLKAKESIEKLI
- a CDS encoding RCC1 domain-containing protein gives rise to the protein MKQRMKKIFSIILTLSVAMTLVMPTQVLGANEKRQIINVGENSCAVIMNDGSLWTWGNNQDGQLGDGTKQNRNKPVKIMENVVQVSIGESHGLAVKSDGTLWGWGSNLFYQLGDLEEIDVLTPVLLMEDVATASAGGALSLVVKKDGTLWGAGSNYLGMLGVGEDVYTREFVKILDDVEKVYSGNWHNGAIKKDGSLWVWGDNIDGQLGDGTTEIRYTPIKIMDNVKDVVMVRWHTLVIKEDNSLWGFGRNGLGQLGDGTEENKKTPIKIMDDVKKASIESQYTVVLKNDNTLWEFGYRGFIEDSEYGMLMLTPEKLKEDVMSMAVGERHILIVTLDGDLVTMGENESGQLGDGTNEDNYKGVVIIDGLTNEPIFYSEPNQEESSKPSLWAEEGVNEAIQYDLVTERVLSHYQENITREEFCELVVKLYENLKGKPLEVSVANEFIDTNNEEVLKAYELGIVYGISQDKFGPAQSITREEIAVMFDRLLKALEINPTLTMEYVYFSDEADISTWAKDSVQKLNKLGIINGIGSEQIGPKDLATREQAILFVLRTYKLFN
- a CDS encoding CdaR family transcriptional regulator → MVVLDSSLAQKFIHKTANYFEYNINIMNYKGIIIASKDESRVGDFHEVAYNMLRGALDTGIVKEEQKYLGTKLGVNLFIEYKGENIGVIGVSGDPDTVKVFAHMLKNFLEAMIEYEMHMEWERLKKDKTEQFLYYLLFEEYIDLSKANSMAEELNIKKDLTRACLIIKNRSNITIERVINILMNTEGYSHQDIIIVARNSDIIVFKKIGEDIKHAIKNYKYDIEDYISKFVENIKEMNANEKLSFFVGTLQNNITRYKDSYNHANHLRLQIKEKKGIYFFNDYVIDYYRKLVNIKTYDEIYNIYNKAFTDDEKIVITETIEALKKNNYNIVNSSKELFIHRNTLLFRLNKLKNTLNIDPVANASDRDFLNEMAYYFNPK
- a CDS encoding SHOCT domain-containing protein is translated as MWYNWTNGANSARSACGFGFGGGMFGMGVFWLIIIGIIIFLIFKDRNKENNQAQSILKERFAKGELTEEEFQVKSKYLK
- a CDS encoding response regulator transcription factor, with the translated sequence MANILIIEDEEKVLEVVQAYLEKDNHTVSTALDGAKGLDLFFQIQPDLLILDLMLPTINGEEICKEVRKQSDLPIIMLTAKSTVDDRISGLQLGADDYLIKPFSPRELVVRVQTLLRRVKASKTISPILKFNHDDLIIHTTEHRVYKNNVPLNLTGLEYKFLIFFAVNPNKVFSREALIDKVLGIDYNGYDRTIDAHIKNIRKKIETNPKKPEYIKTVFGIGYRFEGEKNENHFN